The Desulfococcus multivorans DNA window CGTTGGAGGTGTTATCCGGCAAAGCCGTTGATCTCGTGGTTACCGACATCAAAATGCCCGGTATTCACGGCCTCAAGCTGATCGAAGAGATCCGGAAAATCGATCGCTGGATTCCCGTCATCGTCTGCTCCGCATACAAGGGCTTGAAGGCGGAGTCGGACATGTATTTTTATCATGTATCCGCTTTCCTGAGCAAACCTTTCGATATCAAGGTGCTGAAGGAAAAAATCATGGAATTGATCGGTTGAAGGAACAAGGCCGCCTGTCGTTCCCTATATCCAAAGAGGAGTCTTTCATGAAATCCGTGACGATCGGTTACCTGGCGTTTCAGGACCTTCCGGATGCCGTCCGACGCTTCAACCGGAACGCAGCCGAAACAACCTTTGAAGTCCGCTTTAAACCCCTGTCGAAACTCATGGAGGCGAACGAACTGGTTCAATATGACGTCGTATTCGTCCGCATGCAGACCCATCGGTGGGAATGGCTGGAAGTGTTGTTGTTTCTGAATCGAACGGCCGCCCACATTCCGGTGATCGTCATGACCCCGTCGGGGAGTCTCGGACACAGGCGTCGGATTCTGCAGACGGTTCCCGGCGTCTTTTTCATCGACACCCCCGACGCTTTTGACGAGACCCTGACGGGGGTGATCGACTCACCACTGAAAAGGATCAAACAGGTTCTTTTCGTCGACGACGACGAAAACGTGCTGAACGGGTATAAGCATGCGCTCTTCAGGTCGCCCTGGAAGATCCACACCGCATCCAGCGCCCGAAAGGCATTGGAAATCCTCTCCACCGAATCGATCAGCCTCATCGTCACCGATATCAAGATGCCGGAAATGCATGGTTTCGAACTGATCGAGGAGATTCGGAAAATCGACACGTCCCTGCCCGTCATCGTCTGCTCCGGCTATCACGGACTCAAGTCCGAAGCGGATCTCTACTTCCACAATATTGCGGGTTTCGTGGAAAAACCGGTGGAGATGCCGGTGCTGGCGGCAAAGATCAAGGAGATGCTCAAGTGAGGATGATGCGACACACTCAGACACCGTCGGACGTCCGATGCGGATATCGGTGGAAGCCGTCCAGGTCCGACCAGGGGTTTCCGCCGGATACGGCGCCGGACACCCGAATCGACATTGGAAAATCGGTTCTGAACCGAATTTTCGAACCGTACTTCACCACAAAAGGCAAAACCAGGGGAACAGGGTTTGGACTATCGGTGGTTCACGTCATCGTCAACGCCGGCGGAAGAAATATCCGGATGGACAGCACCCAGGACCGGGACACGACGCCTTACATCCATCTTACCGCAGGGGATCCCGAAAGTCCGGAAGCGGGAAATACCGACAATAGGCCGCGCTCTCAAAAGAACACGAAACAGATTCTCATCGTCGACGATGAAACGGCTGTTGTTCGCGTGATGCGCATCATGCTGGAGCGGTTGGGCTACCGCGTCACCTCCCGAACCGACAGCACCGAAGCACTGAAAGTTTTTGCCGAAACGCCGGATGCCTTCGATCTCGTCATTACCGACATGACCATGCCGAACATGACCGGTGACCAGTTGTCCCGGAAGATCATAAAAATCCGTCCGGACATCCCCATTATCATCAACACCGGCTACAGCAATCTCATAGACGCGGAAAAGGCCGAAAAAATAGGAATCAAGGGCTTTCTGACAAAACCGGTCGTCAAGAGCACGCTGGCGACCGCGGTCAGGCAGGCGATTGCCCAGAGGAAGCGAACCAAACCCATCGAATCGAAACCCTCGGATCCCAATCTCGCGACACCCTCGAAATCCGATCCCGCAGCGGATCATGACGCGTAATATCCGATGACGGTTTCCAGGAACGCCGACAATGACAACCCGGCAAAACAAAAACAGATCCGGAGCGACGGAAACGGAATTTCAACGGAAGTT harbors:
- a CDS encoding response regulator, translating into MKSVTIGYLAFQDLPDAVRRFNRNAAETTFEVRFKPLSKLMEANELVQYDVVFVRMQTHRWEWLEVLLFLNRTAAHIPVIVMTPSGSLGHRRRILQTVPGVFFIDTPDAFDETLTGVIDSPLKRIKQVLFVDDDENVLNGYKHALFRSPWKIHTASSARKALEILSTESISLIVTDIKMPEMHGFELIEEIRKIDTSLPVIVCSGYHGLKSEADLYFHNIAGFVEKPVEMPVLAAKIKEMLK
- a CDS encoding response regulator; the encoded protein is MMRHTQTPSDVRCGYRWKPSRSDQGFPPDTAPDTRIDIGKSVLNRIFEPYFTTKGKTRGTGFGLSVVHVIVNAGGRNIRMDSTQDRDTTPYIHLTAGDPESPEAGNTDNRPRSQKNTKQILIVDDETAVVRVMRIMLERLGYRVTSRTDSTEALKVFAETPDAFDLVITDMTMPNMTGDQLSRKIIKIRPDIPIIINTGYSNLIDAEKAEKIGIKGFLTKPVVKSTLATAVRQAIAQRKRTKPIESKPSDPNLATPSKSDPAADHDA